Within the Beduinella massiliensis genome, the region AAAGCAATCGAGGTCGGCCAACTGGTCGTCATAGAGCAGCATGTTTCCATTGGAGATAATCAGGTTCTCCGGCAGAAAAAAGCGGATTGAGGCAATCTGGTCAAAAAATAGATACGTTTTGGCCATGGATTGCAGCTTTAGAATATTCCGGTTAATCAGCTGATAATTTGTTTCGGAGGCTTTGGAAACGAGGATGTCGTCCTGGAGTACCGCGCCGTTGGTAATGTTCTGCGCAATGCCGCTGGATATTTTATACAATGACGAAAGCTGGTTTGCCGCCTGAAGCGTAACGTCGTTCACGATAGATAGGGTGCTGTCGAATTGAACCTTCAAAAAATGGATGTTTACGATAATGGAAATGACGATGAAGGGGAAAAAGGCAAGCAAGATATATTTAAAGAACTGCCTGCGGTTTGAGCGAAAGGTTCTGAGAATCTGCAGAAAAAAGTCTTTCGATGAGGACATCTGGACGTCATCTCCTGTATTCCGTTGGCGTCAGCCCCGTAAACTGCCGGAAACGTTTGGTAAAGTAATCGGTGTTGTCGAAACCGACCTGTTCGGCAACATCGCTCACTCGCGCGGCAGGCTCCAACAAAAGCTGCTTGGCTTTTTCCATCCTCAATTGATTGATATATTCTCCGACGGTCATGTGATATTGTTTCTTAAAGAGATTGCTTAAATAGCTTTCTGAAAAATGCACCTTGTCCGACAGGGATGAAACGGAAAAATGAGGAATCATGAAGTTCTGATCGATCATTTGCCGAATGTATAAGGCGTTGCGCCCTTTTTCGTGGAGCGCCTCAAAACGGCCGATCATTAGAGCTGTTTGCTCGTTGTAGTATTTCTGAATTTGCGTGAGGGAGGTCATACGCGTCACGGCCTCCCAGGGAGGCTCATCGTTCGTCGGAGCCCCCAACGACTGGAACCCCTCTTTGACCGCGTTCAACATCTTTAGCACGGACAGGCACGTTTGATCGGGCGGCAGATAAGGCGTCGTTCTCAGCTGTGAAAAAAAGGCGTCCGTGAGCTTCTGATGACGGCCAAAATCGGCGTCTTTGATGGCTTCCTTGATCAGCTTACACAGCCGTTCAACGTCGGGAAACGACTTTTTTGGAGCTGACGAAGAACTGAACGACAGGTCTAAATGGGCGATGTCATGAAAAAATCCGTATGCCTGTCTTTGAACGGCCTGTTTGTATATTTCTGAAAGCTGTTCCGCGCTCCTGCAGCCGGCAGTCGTTATGTATGCCGCGCGGCCTTCGCTCAGGCGCAACAGATATTCGCCGGCGGTTCGTATCTGCTCGGGTGAAAAAGGGCTGGAGGATGCTAAAAAGAGGTGAAATTGGCCGTCATAGATTCCCAGTATTTTTGCTGGCGAAGGAAGTAAGGACAAAATCTTTTTTCGGGCTTGCTCGATTGTCTGCTGCGGCAGTTCGGGAAGCCGGCCAATCACAAAAAGGGCATGGAAGCTGAAAGCCGTGAGCTCATCTCCAAGACGTTCAGCCGCTGGCGTTTTGTTTTGGCGAATCAAATCCAGCAAGGCATATTTTTCTATATCGGCTTTCGACACGAAACCGGCAGAAGCCTCGGACTCGATCTGATCCGCCGCATGGCGGACTTCTTCTGTCAATTCTTCCAGTATAATCGGCTTTTCTATAAAGCTTACAGCGTGCAGCTTTAATGCCTTTTTATAGTATTCGAGCTCGGAGTACGCGCTCATAAAAATGAATCGAATTTTCGGATGGATGGACAACAAGGTGGAAGCCATATCGAGCCCGTTCATATGGGGCATGCGAACATCGCTGATGACGATGTCCGGACGCATTTTTTCGGCGACAGCCAGGCCTTCTTTTCCTGTTCGGGCCTTGAGAACCGAACCGATACCGAATTGAGACCATGGAATGTTCTGCGCGATACCGTCACAAACATAAGCTTCGTCGTCAACAATTAAGACAGATAGCATGCTGGTCCTCCAGATGAAAACGGTAATTTGACAGCACCCACAAGGTTATGCCGTCAAATTCAATATAGCATATGAAGGCTTTACTGTCCATAAATAATCACTCGGGTTCTGATTGCCCGTGCTGACGATCAATGAACCATGAGGGAAAAAATATTCGGAAAAAGCGTGCGTTGATTGTCCGGCAGAGGCGGCGAGCCAAAGCCTTGAAAATAGATCATGAATATGATAAAATAATTCCAAGTATGGGCCTATAGATGATTATGACGGAGTATAATTGTGATGGAGATCCTTTTTGTCTGTTCCGGCAACACGTGCCGGAGCCCCATGGCGCAGACGCTTGCGCGCGATTGGCTTAAGCACCACGGCGTGGGGGCGAAGATCACCGTTTTTTCGGCCGGCATATCGGCCTTTACGGGCGAAGAGGCGACGGACGGCGCGAAGAACGCGATGCGCACGCGCGGCCTTTCGCTCGATACACACCGTTCGCGCATGCTGACGCCGGAGATATTCGGCGCGGCGGATTTGGTGCTCTGTATGACGCAGGGGCACAAGCAGGCGATCTTGCA harbors:
- a CDS encoding low molecular weight protein arginine phosphatase; its protein translation is MEILFVCSGNTCRSPMAQTLARDWLKHHGVGAKITVFSAGISAFTGEEATDGAKNAMRTRGLSLDTHRSRMLTPEIFGAADLVLCMTQGHKQAILQVEPNDKTFTLSEYAGVSGYVDDPYGMSDAVYELCAQQLEDLVQRAMERACAAL
- a CDS encoding helix-turn-helix domain-containing protein, translated to MLSVLIVDDEAYVCDGIAQNIPWSQFGIGSVLKARTGKEGLAVAEKMRPDIVISDVRMPHMNGLDMASTLLSIHPKIRFIFMSAYSELEYYKKALKLHAVSFIEKPIILEELTEEVRHAADQIESEASAGFVSKADIEKYALLDLIRQNKTPAAERLGDELTAFSFHALFVIGRLPELPQQTIEQARKKILSLLPSPAKILGIYDGQFHLFLASSSPFSPEQIRTAGEYLLRLSEGRAAYITTAGCRSAEQLSEIYKQAVQRQAYGFFHDIAHLDLSFSSSSAPKKSFPDVERLCKLIKEAIKDADFGRHQKLTDAFFSQLRTTPYLPPDQTCLSVLKMLNAVKEGFQSLGAPTNDEPPWEAVTRMTSLTQIQKYYNEQTALMIGRFEALHEKGRNALYIRQMIDQNFMIPHFSVSSLSDKVHFSESYLSNLFKKQYHMTVGEYINQLRMEKAKQLLLEPAARVSDVAEQVGFDNTDYFTKRFRQFTGLTPTEYRR